A DNA window from Takifugu flavidus isolate HTHZ2018 chromosome 15, ASM371156v2, whole genome shotgun sequence contains the following coding sequences:
- the LOC130538750 gene encoding tRNA wybutosine-synthesizing protein 3 homolog, with amino-acid sequence MEKEFSRWKKQCLKKLDLSKKGSVDEDISHLVSLINSRERFFTTSSCSGRIILIDRVSGISDIQKQNCHWLFVSHQKCKPDDLISALERSNGDAVFKFEPFVLHVQCRQLDDAQMMHSVAINAGFRNSGLTVGKLGKIMMAVRSTHVLEVPLSHNGKVLVEQEYIHFLTELANQKMEENLRRIQRFYDNLQSALLTQNFPKPQIKDPPISEDLQVSPHDLETENGQRNNPALVYQRRRKQGKKTLDNSCYGDSSSSIPELEDCLHLFT; translated from the exons ATGGAGAAAGAGTTCAGTCGGTGGAAGAAGCAATGTTTGAAGAAGCTGGATCTAAGTAAGAAGGGAAGCGTTGATGAAGATATCAGCCATTTGGTTTCTCTGATCAACAGCCGGGAGAGGTTCTTCACCACCAGCTCCTGCTCCGGCAGAATCATCCTCATAGACCGG GTTTCAGGTATTAGTGACATCCAGAAACAGAATTGTCACTGGCTGTTTGTCTCACACCAGAAATGTAAACCTGATGACTTA ATATCAGCTCTGGAGCGCTCCAATGGTGATGCAGTGTTCAAGTTTGAGCCATTTGTCCTCCATGTTCAGTGCAGACAGTTGGATGATGCACAGATGATG CACTCAGTGGCCATCAATGCAGGCTTCAGGAACTCTGGTCTTACTGTTGGCAAGTTAGGAAAAATAATGATG GCAGTCCGTAGCACTCATGTTCTGGAAGTTCCTCTCAGCCACAATGGAAAAGTCTTGGTTGAACAAGAATACATCCATTTCCTGACTGAGCTGGCCAatcagaaaatggaggagaatCTTAGACGGATCCAGAG gttcTATGATAATCTCCAGTCAGCTTTACTTACCCAGAATTTCCCAAAACCACAAATAAAAGACCCTCCCATTTCAGAGGATCTACAGGTCTCCCCTCATGACCTGGAGACTGAAAATGGACAAAGAAATAACCCAGCACTTGTCTATCAAAGAAGAcggaaacagggaaaaaaaaccctcgacAACAGTTGCTACGGTGACAGTTCCAGCAGCATTCCAGAGCTGGAAGACTGTTTACACCTTTTCACATGA
- the LOC130539011 gene encoding LOW QUALITY PROTEIN: tRNA wybutosine-synthesizing protein 3 homolog (The sequence of the model RefSeq protein was modified relative to this genomic sequence to represent the inferred CDS: inserted 1 base in 1 codon): protein MLQHKFLFYIPRPQNLQAGCHWLFVSHQKCKPDDLISALERSNGDAVFKFEPFVLHVQCRQLDDAQMMHSVAINAGFRNSGLTVGKLGKIMMAVRSTHVLEVPLSHNGKVLVEQEYIHFLTELANQKMEENLRRIQRFYDNLQSALLTQNFPKPQIXDPPISEDLQVSPHDLETENGQRNNPALVYQRRRKQGKKTLDNSCYGDSSSSIPELEDCLHLFT from the exons ATGTTGCAGCACAAGTTTTTGTTCTACATCCCCAGACCGCAGAACCTACAA GCGGGTTGTCACTGGCTGTTTGTCTCACACCAGAAATGTAAACCTGATGACTTA ATATCAGCTCTGGAGCGCTCCAATGGTGATGCAGTGTTCAAGTTTGAGCCATTTGTCCTCCATGTTCAGTGCAGACAGTTGGATGATGCACAGATGATG CACTCAGTGGCCATCAATGCAGGCTTCAGGAACTCTGGTCTTACTGTTGGCAAGTTAGGAAAAATAATGATG GCAGTCCGTAGCACTCATGTTCTGGAAGTTCCTCTCAGCCACAATGGAAAAGTCTTGGTTGAACAAGAATACATCCATTTCCTGACTGAGCTGGCCAatcagaaaatggaggagaatCTTAGACGGATCCAGAG gttcTATGATAATCTCCAGTCAGCTTTACTTACCCAGAATTTCCCAAAACCACAAA AAGACCCTCCCATTTCAGAGGATCTACAGGTCTCCCCTCATGACCTGGAGACTGAAAATGGACAAAGAAATAACCCAGCACTTGTCTATCAAAGAAGAcggaaacagggaaaaaaaaccctcgacAACAGTTGCTACGGTGACAGTTCCAGCAGCATTCCAGAGCTGGAAGACTGTTTACACCTTTTCACATGA
- the LOC130538752 gene encoding phospholipid phosphatase-related protein type 5-like, with protein sequence MMGDCCYVNPMVRRTFQFLGVYVFGLFVTDIFVNAGQLITGSLAPHFLSVCRPNYTALGCQGAAQFVSQTDACTGDPDDIMRARKTFPSKEAALSLYTAVYLAMYVMSCVGSQAGCLTGPVLSLSLVSLALLTGINRVAEYRNHWTDVIAGQAIGGAIAVFLVVFVVQYFRKYHVLSHSPSDAETADTDEPTRSKAAMQTNDKHAVAQSPGSFSEVT encoded by the exons ATGATGGGTGACTGCTGCTATGTGAACCCAATGGTGCGACGCACCTTCCAATTCCTTG GTGTTTATGTATTCGGTCTGTTTGTGACGGACATCTTCGTCAACGCTGGTCAGCTCATTACAGGAAGTCTGgctcctcatttcctgtctgtttgccGGCCCAATTACACTGCCCTTGGCTGCCAGGGTGCAGCACAGTTTGTCAGCCAAACAGATGCTTGCACTGGTGACCCCGATGACATCATGAGGGCCAGAAAGACGTTCCCTTCCAAAGAGGCAGCGCTGAGCCTCTACACTGCAGTTTACCTGGCT ATGTACGTCATGTCCTGTGTTGGTTCCCAAGCAGGGTGCCTGACTGGGCCTGTCCTCAGCCTCTCACTGGTGTCTCTGGCCTTGCTTACAGGCATTAACAGAGTGGCAGAGTATCGAAACCACTGGACTGATGTCATCGCCGGGCAGGCCATCGGAGGAGCTATTGCTGTCTTTCTG gTGGTGTTTGTAGTGCAGTATTTCAGGAAGTACCATGTGCTTTCGCACAGTCCCTCTGATGCAGAAACTGCTGACACTGATGAGCCTACTCGAAGTAAAGCTGCCATGCAAACCAACGACAAACACGCTGTTGCACAG AGTCCAGGATCCTTTTCAGAAGTCACATGA
- the palmda gene encoding palmdelphin produces the protein MEECDLLKERLQAITEKRRVQADIRQKKLELDQEKLKLQHLKKKSVRDKWLLQDSTSHNGTESPQQYTLLPDQQQTRALQLSIHRIEKEVEFLEREESMISTNESFILNQLKAVEKSSEDIIKEAHNSFVPEPYPIIPHGPHIPAYLAPPANKHCESMTPRKTLFAMEINVTKNLLTGENTVVSTATVPAEELKHHGGLKVYDDGRKCVYALNSREGSNDLSNGSKLSANEVEELLKSATVHRQANYRNPHLNHPRRGKPGFYNNQQETEVEGADFQHHRGHHGNNMSKNVFTFRESYMGLEHQHGHKEKQYRTQDERVNHSNHNNRYNHGNHKDVCSSSYQVKNCVLENWPASHHENSVGGPLPRSQNQEVLSPRQSQLCYTPASYIPLSDYITVDEEELFCFSPDGSTATATYSGPAHSKRAPSPLYADDTPYTILNNVDTTEPITAIFMGFQLTQDDSEQMPECEASLKAELIIIDDSDDETKETKTDPGSNSCQAGSPAVGNVGVGDRWMEKQVATGIRKMKKKHKACCAVC, from the exons ATGGAGGAGTGTGACCTGTTGAAGGAGAGGCTCCAGGCCATCACA GAGAAGCGTCGTGTTCAAGCAGACATTAGACAGAAGAAACTGGAACTGGATCAGGAGAAACTTAAACTTCAGCATCTAAAG AAAAAGTCTGTGAGAGACAAATGGCTCCTGCAGGACTCAACTTCCCACAATGGAACAGAGTCTCCACAGCAGTACACTCTACTGCCTGACCAGCAACAGACCAGAGCACTGCAGCTCAGTATCCACag GAtagagaaggaggtggagtTTCTGGAGAGGGAGGAGTCTATGATTTCCACCAATGAGAGCTTCATTCTTAATCAACTGAAGGCTGTTGAGAAAAGTTCAGAGGATATAATCAAG GAAGCCCACAACAGCTTTGTTCCAG AGCCTTATCCAATCATCCCACATGGCCCCCATATCCCAGCATACCTTGCTCCACCAGCCAACAAACACTGTGAATCAATGACACCCAGAAAAA CTTTGTTTGCCATGGAAATCAATGTGACTAAGAATTTACTGACTGGGGAGAACACAGTGGTTTCCACTGCAACAGTTCCTGCTGAAGAACTGAAGCATCACGGAGGGCTCAAGGTCTATGACGATGGCAGGAAGTGTGTTTATGCCTTGAATTCACGAGAG GGTTCAAATGACCTGAGCAATGGTTCCAAGCTCTCTGCCAATGAAGTGGAAGAGCTACTGAAGAGCGCCACTGTGCACCGCCAAGCAAACTACCGAAACCCACACCTGAACCATCCCAGGCGGGGCAAGCCAGGTTTTTACAATAACCAGCAAGAGACAGAAGTGGAAGGGGCTGACTTCCAACATCACCgaggtcaccatggtaacaacaTGTCAAAAAACGTCTTCACCTTTAGGGAAAGCTATATGGGGTTAGAGCATCAGCATGGTCACAAGGAAAAACAATACAGAACACAAGATGAGAGGGTTAACCATAGCAACCATAACAATCGATACAACCATGGCAACCATAaggatgtctgcagcagctcgtACCAAGTGAAAAACTGTGTTCTGGAAAATTGGCCTGCTAGCCACCACGAAAACAGTGTTGGCGGTCCTCTTCCTAGATCACAAAACCAGGAGGTACTATCACCCCGACAATCGCAGCTCTGCTACACTCCAGCCAGTTACATTCCTCTCAGTGACTACATCACCGTGGATGAGGAGGAACTGTTCTGCTTTAGCCCAGATGGAAGCACAGCCACCGCCACATACAGTGGCCCAGCCCACTCTAAACGAGCACCCTCCCCTCTGTATGCCGATGATACCCCATATACAATTCTCAACAATGTGGACACCACCGAGCCAATCACTGCCATCTTCATGGGCTTTCAGTTGACGCAGGATGACAGTGAGCAGATGCCAGAGTGTGAGGCTTCCCTGAAGGCGGAGCTGATCATCATCGATGACAGCGATGATGAGACCAAAGAGACCAAGACTGATCCAGGAAGCAACAGCTGTCAGGCAGGAAGTCCAGCTGTTGGAAATGTTGGAGTtggagacagatggatggagaaGCAGGTGGCAACAGGtatcagaaaaatgaaaaagaaacacaaagcaTGCTGTGCTGTCTGCTGA